A segment of the Terribacillus aidingensis genome:
GGCAGTGTCTGGCTCGAATGCTTTTGCTGTAGAGTAGAGCACATGATTCACATCAGCGGCGCTGTCGTTGAAGCATGGGAACAAGAATCCTGATAGTGGTGCTTGCAGATTGATAACAGGATTTACTGTGACATTGTACTTGAATTCTCTTTCCACATAATCAAATTCCAATTCTTTTTTCGGTTCCTGTGTCTTGTTAATACTGCACAGCAGGAAGGAGTGGGAGTACATTGTATCATTGGCGCTTTCCTCTGGATCATCACCCTGGCGTTTCTGGGCTTTCAGGTATTCTGCCTTGATGAATGAGATGACCACATCATGCTCATACTGTCTGTCTTCTAGCATCTTAGCAACAAGCTTCAGCATGTCGTTCGTCCATTCTTCTACATCATTTGTTAGTAAGCCGCGGTGCAGGATAAATTGGCTGCTGTCCTCCACATCCCGTTTAAATCTCAGTTCAAATAGTTTCTCATCAGGCTGACCGGCTAGTACTTTTTTGAAATTGCCTAAGAACAGCTCCTGTTGATCTTCATCCAGCATGCCAAACGGCATACTTTCGTGATGATAGATGTCACTGGATTCTTTCATGATATATACGTTGAAAATATCAGAGATTTTAAGTTTATCATTGCCTTTTTTAAATTGCCTGCGAATCGTTGCGATGTCCTTTTTATTCATATCGTTTCCCGTTCCTTATTGATAGAGTGAAAGCATGTTCACTTATTTTAACATAGAGACTGCCTGAGAAACGTCACTTTTTATGTAGGGTTTTGAATTATATTGAACTAATTTTAGTGGTGATTTATTAAATTAATACAAAGAGTACTTCTAGTAAAGGAGATAGAGAGAGCTGTTAGTAAGAGGCTGGAATAGGAAGAAATGACGTTTCG
Coding sequences within it:
- a CDS encoding DUF4317 domain-containing protein, translated to MNKKDIATIRRQFKKGNDKLKISDIFNVYIMKESSDIYHHESMPFGMLDEDQQELFLGNFKKVLAGQPDEKLFELRFKRDVEDSSQFILHRGLLTNDVEEWTNDMLKLVAKMLEDRQYEHDVVISFIKAEYLKAQKRQGDDPEESANDTMYSHSFLLCSINKTQEPKKELEFDYVEREFKYNVTVNPVINLQAPLSGFLFPCFNDSAADVNHVLYSTAKAFEPDTAFIEDVLNAEEIMTARDDKSVFEEIVKDITGDQLNTSALASVYEEINRVVEENEEDEAPKLDKQDIQRVLTMSGVEDVTPEKVETAYQKVIDDEKYEMKATSVLPKYNSKSIKIKTKVANIAISPEDLRYVRQVVFNNKRCIMIEVEEDTVIEGFKMAEEALVNKVNEE